The Fusarium musae strain F31 chromosome 10, whole genome shotgun sequence DNA window TCTTTAGCTTCCGAGAATACCCTCCTCCGATAGGTCAAACACGTCAAATATCTCAAGAACCCTTCATGAAACCCAGCATCCGAACCTGATAGTGGCCACGTGCCGTGTCTCGAGCTTGAAACTCAGTCCTCATCCAATGATTATGAGGCTTATTCTGATATAGAAGATCGACTCAGAATCTACCGAGTCAGTCTCCGCGGAAGCAACGTGGAGATCTTCCCCGCAAAGGAAGCCCCGAGCTCAAACTCCAACAGTGTCGGAAAGCAGCGAGCGGGGGTCGGAAGCCGGGTGTTCCCCAACTTTTTGTCTGTTTCTTGGTTTTTTTTGGTCTGGAAGAGTCGGAAGCGTCTATGACGGCAGAATGGGGTCTAGCTAGCGTTCCGGAGTGAGCAAAAACATCTTCATtcctaattattaaaagaataacCACTACTCGTTACCTTGTGTCAATTGCTTCAATcagatttctttctttattcaTCATTTACTAATCAATATGGCTATCTCATCGAACACCACGAAGCCATTCGACATAGCCATTGTCGGTGGTGGTATTGCCGGTCTGACTCTGGCTATCGCCCTTCACCACCGCAATGTTCCCGTTATGCTCTATGAGCGAGCCGACAACTTTCACGAGATCGGCGCAGGTGTCTCATTCACTCCCAATGCCGTGGCAGCGATGAAGATGTGCCATCCTGGTGTACACGACGCTTTTCTCAAAGTCTGCACCTGGAATGGCTGGGAGTCTAAGCGCAAGACCTGGTTTGACTTCCTAGACGGCACCACCGAGGATGACAACGTGGCTTTCAGCATCAAGACTCCTCTCGGTCAGAACGGTGTTCACAGAGCGCAGTTCCTCAACGAGCTTATTCACCTTTTACCTTCAGACAAGGTGCAATTCAACAAGCACATTGACAACGCAGTGGAAGAGCCCAATGGCAAGGTTCGCATGAGCTTTTCCGATGGCACAACGGCATTTGCCGATGCTCTGATTGGTTGTGATGGTATCGGATCTCGCGTCCGGAGGATCCTTTTTGGAGAGAATCACCCATGTGCAAGACCTCGGTACTCTCACAAGTATGCTTATCGTGGCCTCATTCCCATGGACAAAGCTATTGCAGCTGTCGGTGAGGAGAGGGCGCgaaatgcatgcatgcacgTAAGTTGATGTCCCGTATGCGATACCGAACAGAATGTTGACAACTCAGATGGGACAAGATGGTCATGTCTTGACCTTCCAAGTCAACCACggcgagaagctcaacgtTGTCGCGTTCCGCACAGATCCAAATGAGTGGAGTGATCCTACAAGGCTGACCAAGACGGCGCACCGCCAGAATGCCTTAGATGACTTCAAAGGTTACAATAGCACTGTGACAAACCTTTTGAAGCTAACAGAAGAGACTCTTAGTGTAGTATGTCTAACATCAGCATCTATACGGATCAAATACTGACTAATTTTCGCAGTGGGCCATCTTTGACCTTGGTGACAACCCCGTCCCATCATTCTATAAAGGCAGAATAGCTATCCTCGGCGACGCCGCCCATGCCACAAGTCCTCACCACGGCGCTGGAGCTGGTTTCTGTATAGAAGATAGCGCAGTCATGGCAGAGATTCTCGCTGATGAGCGCGTACAAAATCTGTCAGATATCGAGGCTGCATTTGCTGCTTATGACGAgtcgagaagagagaggggCCAATGGCTCGTCGATAGCAGCAGGTTTGTTGGAAATGCATATGAGTGGAGGGCAGAGGGTGTTGGAAAGGATATTCCCAAGATCGAGCAGGAGATCAACGAGCGAATTGGTGTGATTTCTAATATTGACCTTGCGAAATCATGCGAGGCGGCTAGGGAGTTGTTGAACAAGAAACGAGCTTAGACAGATACCTTTCAAATTCAAATAATCTTACACAAGGAACAATAGCCCTATCCATTCTGATATCCATTATGTATTCATCAACAAAACCTGCAAACTTTCCCCCGTTTTCATGCTCAAGTTTCCCCCGGCATCTTGTTTGCAGAACAAACAGATCATTACATCAGAAAGTTGTTGCCTCCGCCGCTGCACAAAGCGCTGGCAAACTAGGCATCGATTTTCTGGTGAGGTACTTACCTGAGTGAATGCTGTTGTCTCTCAGCCTTGCTCATTCTGGTGATATCAAACTCGTGCCCCCCGAGCTTGGTAGACCCCTTATCATCCTTGAAGTCTCAGAGCTGTAAAATCGTCAACTTTGTCATTCTCAGAGTAACAGTGGGAAAACTTACTCTATAGTTCCATTTCACGTTGTTCCACTTGCCCATCCACTGAGCCCATTCCTCTCGATGATCTTTGATATCCTCTCGTTCCTTCTCGAAGTTATGCGGTGCGGTAAGTTTGATGCCAGCTTCCTCGGCGAGGTCAATGATCTTGTAGATCCAAGACCAATTTTCTTCGTCGACGCCATAGTCCGACTGCTCACGACCCCATCGGATAAACATGAAGAGAACAAGGCCGAGATTGTGGATCTCTGAGTCGGGCTTGAAGAcgtcttccttcttcaagaCCTCGATGGTAGCGAGGATGAGGGCGCCCACAACCTCGCAAGTCACTTGGACTCTTGCACCATCATTAAGCACTGGATATGTCAGCAAGGGCAAGTCTTCTATGGGAGGGAGGGAACCGTAACTTACTGACGTATTCGAGCAGGCCACCGCGAAGAATCATGGCAAGTCCTTCGACTTCAGGCCAGTAATCGCGATAGATGGACTTTGGCTTGAAGACAAGGTTGAACTGGACAATTTGTACCGGTCAGTCAAGTCTAGAAGGATCATGCATATAAAAGGTACTCACGATGTTCTCCAATACCTCCATTGCACCGTAGCCACCAAAGTCGTTGTAGATGTACAAGTCAAAGTCATCTGGGCTGCGCTTGAGACATTCTTGCTCCCACCACGTATGACGGTCAACACCGCGCATGGTGAAGAACCAAGGCCACTCTGGGTGAAGTGATGCAAGCTTGTCGTAGGGCTTCTTCTACTTATCCTTCTCAGCGTCATTTCCAGTCTcgccttctccctcttcctcgtcctcaccCTTATCATCGCTGCCACGTTCGAACCGAGGAATGGGGTGCAGATGAAGTCCCAATTATCAGCACCTTCGTCATCAGGCACAGTATCATCTTGCTTCATAGCCTCATCTCTCATCTTTCACTTTGCAGCAGAAAGCTTAAGAGCCTTCTTGTGAGTACCAAGCTAAGGACCGTGGTCATCCCACCACTTGCGACTACCGAGGGTCATCCCGCGACCAGCAGTAGCGTCAATGCCAGCGATCCATCGTGAAGGCATGGGAATCGCTTCGATGGCTTTTGACTCTGCACACTCATGGGGCATGATTTGGGGTATTATAGCCTTATCCTTAGGGCCACGGGGAATGTAACGCTTGCGCGAACCTCTTGGAGCCTGAGAGCTCTCACCTTGCTCCGCTGCTGCGTCTTCATTGGTTCGGGCGCTTATAGACGCAGGCTGGCCATTGTCGAGCCCATCGTGAGTGCGTTTACTCTGAGCGTTGGTTGA harbors:
- a CDS encoding hypothetical protein (EggNog:ENOG41); the encoded protein is MAISSNTTKPFDIAIVGGGIAGLTLAIALHHRNVPVMLYERADNFHEIGAGVSFTPNAVAAMKMCHPGVHDAFLKVCTWNGWESKRKTWFDFLDGTTEDDNVAFSIKTPLGQNGVHRAQFLNELIHLLPSDKVQFNKHIDNAVEEPNGKVRMSFSDGTTAFADALIGCDGIGSRVRRILFGENHPCARPRYSHKYAYRGLIPMDKAIAAVGEERARNACMHMGQDGHVLTFQVNHGEKLNVVAFRTDPNEWSDPTRLTKTAHRQNALDDFKGYNSTVTNLLKLTEETLSVWAIFDLGDNPVPSFYKGRIAILGDAAHATSPHHGAGAGFCIEDSAVMAEILADERVQNLSDIEAAFAAYDESRRERGQWLVDSSRFVGNAYEWRAEGVGKDIPKIEQEINERIGVISNIDLAKSCEAARELLNKKRA
- a CDS encoding hypothetical protein (EggNog:ENOG41), encoding MRGVDRHTWWEQECLKRSPDDFDLYIYNDFGGYGAMEVLENIFNLVFKPKSIYRDYWPEVEGLAMILRGGLLEYVMLNDGARVQVTCEVVGALILATIEVLKKEDVFKPDSEIHNLGLVLFMFIRWGREQSDYGVDEENWSWIYKIIDLAEEAGIKLTAPHNFEKEREDIKDHREEWAQWMGKWNNVKWNYRL
- a CDS encoding hypothetical protein (EggNog:ENOG41), whose protein sequence is MPPKRSTNAQSKRTHDGLDNGQPASISARTNEDAAAEQGESSQAPRGSRKRYIPRGPKDKAIIPQIMPHECAESKAIEAIPMPSRWIAGIDATAGRGMTLGSRKCDDKGEDEEEGEGETGNDAEKDK